A segment of the Candidatus Dormiibacterota bacterium genome:
AGGTTACGACGGTCGCGGATCACGGTGCGTTCGATGCGGCGGCCGATCCTACCAAGTACCCGGCCGGCATGTTCGGCATCTGTACGGGGTCGTACGATTTCCCGATCGCGTTCACCGAGCTCGACGCCTATTTCACCAACAAGGCGCCGGGGGGCGTTGCCTATCGCTGCTCGTTCCGCGTCACTGAGGCGTCGTATGCAATCGAGCGGGGCATGGATTTTCTCGCGCTCAAACTCGGCCAAGACCCGGCCGAGGTTCGCCTGAGAAACTTCGTGCGAAAGGACCAATTCCCGTATGCGACGCCGCTCGGTTTCGTCTACGATAGCGGCGACTATCACACGACGCTCAACAAAGCGCTCGATATCATCGGCTACAAGGAGCTACGCAAAGAGCAAGCTGAAAAACGCGCGCGCGGCGAGCTGATGGGCATCGGCATTTCGACGTTCACCGAAGTCGTCGGCGCCGGGCCGAGCAAACACTTCGACATCATGGGCATCAAGATGTTCGATAGCGCCGAGATTCGCATTCATCCGACGGGCTCGGGCATCGTGCGGGCCGGCACCAAGTCGCAGGGCCAGGGCCACGAAACCACCTGGGCGCAAATCGTCGCCGAAGAGCTGGGGCTCGACCCGCTAAATCTCATGGTGGAAGAAGGCGATACCGATACCGCGCCCTACGGGCTCGGAACGTATGCGAGCCGCAGCACGCCCGTCGCCGGAGCGGCACTTGCGATGGCGGCGCGACGCGTGCGCGAAAAGGCGCGCAAGATCGCCGCGCACGTGCTCGAGGCGCCGGAAGCCGACGTCGAATGGATCGATTACAAGTTCCAAGTCAAGGGCGTTCCATCCAAAACGATCACCATGAAAGAGATCGCATTCGCGGCGTACACGAATCCCGGGCCGAACGAGCCGGGCCTCGAGGCGACGTACTACTACGATCCGCCGAATCTAACGTTCCCGTACGGCGCGTACATCGCGGTGGTCGAGATCGATAAAGAGACTGGCTACACGCACGTACGCCGGTTCCTCGCGATCGACGATTGCGGCACGGTCATCAATCCGATGATCGTCGAAGGGCAGATCCACGGTGGACTGACCGAGGGGTATGCGATCGCCTTCATGCAAGAGATCGCCTACGACGAGAACGGCAACAATCTCCAGCCGAATTTCACGGAGTACCTGATCCCCACGTCGCTCGAGACGCCGAAGTGGGAGACCTCCAGCACCTGCAACCCGAGCCCGCACCATCCGATCGGCGCTAAGGGCGTCGGCGAGAGCCCGAACGTCGGCTCTCCCGCGGCGTTCGTCAACGCCGTCATGGATGCGCTCTCGCCGCTGGGCATCAAGCATATCGACATGCCGCTTACGCGCGACAAAGTCTGGCGCGCTATGGAAGCTGCGAAAACGCCATGAACCTACAGTGGCAGGGGCACGAGGAGATCGCCGCCCCTAAGGAACGCGTATGGGCGTTCATCAACGATCCGGGCAGCGTCGCCAACTGCGTCCCGGATTTGGTCGAGGCGAACGTCGTCGATACGCATCACGTCGACGCGGTCGT
Coding sequences within it:
- a CDS encoding aerobic carbon-monoxide dehydrogenase large subunit; the encoded protein is MHVSTTEVPTNGRHAMGLPMKRKEDARFIAGKGRYVDDIVLPNMLYLAIVHSPYPHAKIVKIDKTAALAVPGVKAVITADDLAGVNLAWIPTFHGYDKQMVLAVGKVLYQYQEVAAVVATSREAAADGVELVDVEYEPLEPVVDPFVAKTDKTLVREDRENKTNHIYHWEVGKRAETDAALAGSEVKIKERVYFQRCHPAPLEPCGCVADMNPATGTLTLYMTSQAPHAHRTVISLVTGIPEDKIHVISPDIGGGFGNKVPIYAGYVCSAVASIVTGVPVKWIETRTENLTTTGFARDYHMDVEIGATKEGKVTALKVTTVADHGAFDAAADPTKYPAGMFGICTGSYDFPIAFTELDAYFTNKAPGGVAYRCSFRVTEASYAIERGMDFLALKLGQDPAEVRLRNFVRKDQFPYATPLGFVYDSGDYHTTLNKALDIIGYKELRKEQAEKRARGELMGIGISTFTEVVGAGPSKHFDIMGIKMFDSAEIRIHPTGSGIVRAGTKSQGQGHETTWAQIVAEELGLDPLNLMVEEGDTDTAPYGLGTYASRSTPVAGAALAMAARRVREKARKIAAHVLEAPEADVEWIDYKFQVKGVPSKTITMKEIAFAAYTNPGPNEPGLEATYYYDPPNLTFPYGAYIAVVEIDKETGYTHVRRFLAIDDCGTVINPMIVEGQIHGGLTEGYAIAFMQEIAYDENGNNLQPNFTEYLIPTSLETPKWETSSTCNPSPHHPIGAKGVGESPNVGSPAAFVNAVMDALSPLGIKHIDMPLTRDKVWRAMEAAKTP